In the bacterium genome, CTGGGCGACGGCAAGGGCGGCTGGAAACGCCACCTCGGGGAACTGCCACGCACGGGCTACGGCACGAACGTGATCCTGGACGATCTCAACGGAGACTCCGCACTCGACATCGTAGCGGCGTTTTCGCCCATGGCGCGACGGGGCCGCAAGTTGCACGCCGTCTGGTTGAGCAAGAACGCGGGCGAGAGCTTCGAGTCGGTCGAGACGGGCCTTCCCGACGAGGGTTCCTACTACGGTGTGGCCACGGGCGATGTGAATGGCGACGGCCACCGCGATCTGGCACTGGCGAGTAACCGGCGCTCCGACTGGTTCCCGCTGCGCGTACTGCGCGGAGATGGAACCGGCAAGAACTGGTCGCATCCGGCTCCAGGCCTTCCGGAACCGGGAACGGACGTCTTCTATGCAGTCGAACTCGTGGATATCAACGGAGATGGCCTGGATGATCTGATCGCGAGCCGTCACCATACCTCGGGAATCCGCCTCTGGCTGGCCAGCAAGGAAGGCCGTTGGAACGAGTGCACCGACACCGGATTGCCGAGCGATGGCGGTGAGGAGATGCGAGGTTGGGGGCTGGCCGTGGACGACGTCAACGGAGACGGGCTGAGAGACATCGTGTTTGCCCGCGGCCGTCAGAGCCACGGTGCGATTGAAACATGGATTCAAACAGGCAGCGTCCCGGCAGGCGCGGCCGGAGATTCGCAATAGAACACACGGAACGATGGACGGGGTGATATCGTTTTTCAGGCCGGTAATTCCGTCGCAAAGGCTCTGCCTCCAGAGGGCCAGCGACACCCGGTGCAGGCTGCATGCTCGCAGCCGCACCGACCGGGATTCCCGAACTATTTCCTTTACTTCTAGCTTTCCGATCGGGCATGATCGGTCGCGTTCGGAACGAAATCAGGTTCGAACGGCTGAGCTGGATATGCGGAGTTGGACTCGATGAGTTTTCGAAAAGTTTGCCTTCTGGGCATTCCACTCGTACTGCTGGCAGCAGCTGCGTTTGGATTTCAGCGCGCAGGTCTTTTCGACCTGTCAGATGTGCTGAGCTTCGGCGGCGAGGGACGCCTGACGCTCGATCCAGCGGAGATCGATTTCGGACCGGTGACCTTGGGAACGGGTTCGCGGGTGATCCAGGTACTGGCCATCAACGACGGTGACGAGCTTCTCTCCGTAGAGAGCGTGAGCGCCGAGGCACCCTTTCTCCCGGAAATGGATCCCTTCGAACTGGAGCCCGGCGACGCGCGTTTCTTCTCGGTCAGGGTCCTGCCGAAGCAGGCCGGCGAGATCAACGGCACGCTGACGGTCGAGACGTCCGAGGGCGGACACAAGGCGTCGCTCAGGGCGCTGGCGCAACTTCCTCCACGGATTTCCATCGAGCCCGCGTCGCTTTCGTTCGGAG is a window encoding:
- a CDS encoding VCBS repeat-containing protein produces the protein MTWNQDSGRCPRVLAAVALSASVALLSPSGAAAGECPSFVSNSEGLPTQIEWRTRPALADVNNDGLLDLGANPRKGARPYVWLSKQDGSWEMSSRGLATPDFDCGVGVDFADVNGDGHQDLGVADHCQGLFVFMGDGTGRWRMGRRPNPGGHQNYEDLTFGDINGDGHQDIVAVGALKGGMIALLGDGKGGWKRHLGELPRTGYGTNVILDDLNGDSALDIVAAFSPMARRGRKLHAVWLSKNAGESFESVETGLPDEGSYYGVATGDVNGDGHRDLALASNRRSDWFPLRVLRGDGTGKNWSHPAPGLPEPGTDVFYAVELVDINGDGLDDLIASRHHTSGIRLWLASKEGRWNECTDTGLPSDGGEEMRGWGLAVDDVNGDGLRDIVFARGRQSHGAIETWIQTGSVPAGAAGDSQ